In the genome of Coturnix japonica isolate 7356 chromosome Z, Coturnix japonica 2.1, whole genome shotgun sequence, one region contains:
- the HSPB3 gene encoding heat shock protein beta-3 codes for MAEAVIRHWVETPVRYQEQFTDEDLEEHKLNHSLYALPGPFTASLSRRGKITESTDGAEVSSQEEEKKGFQVLLDVVQFRPEDIIIQTFEGWLLIKAQHGPRMDEHGFISRSFTRQYKLPDGVENKDLSALFCHDGILVVETKNSVGSH; via the coding sequence ATGGCAGAAGCTGTTATAAGACACTGGGTGGAAACTCCTGTCCGCTATCAAGAGCAGTTTACTGATGAAGATCTGGAAGAACACAAACTGAATCACTCTCTTTATGCTTTGCCGGGTCCTTTTACAGCTTCATTGAGCAGAAGAGGGAAAATTACGGAAAGTACGGATGGGGCCGAGGTGAGCAgccaggaagaagaaaagaaaggctttcaGGTCTTGCTGGATGTTGTGCAGTTTCGCCCAGAAGATATCATTATTCAGACTTTTGAAGGCTGGCTCCTGATCAAAGCTCAGCATGGACCCAGGATGGATGAGCATGGCTTCATATCCAGAAGCTTTACCAGACAGTACAAACTGCCCGATGGAGTGGAGAACAAAGATTTGTCTGCACTCTTCTGCCATGATGGCATTTTGGTTGTTGAAACGAAGAACTCAGTGGGAAGTCATTAG